TGTCAAACAGGCTAGTTAGCTTTAGCTAATGAGACAAACTAAAACTCGAGTTGTACAACTACACTGTGGGCTTTACGCGTCTTTGCGCACAAAGTAGCTGTTTTAAACTTGCTCTAAATTTAGTGGTTTAGAAACAACCTACGGCTTGTAACTGGAAATATGTATAAGAAGTTCTCCAAACCTTtgaatgaaacagagagagacgtCAGCTTAAGCTAGCATTCACAGCAGAGCCACATGagtcctctctgcctctctcgtCTGATGCAACGAAGCCAGAAACGTGTTCCGGGTTTCACGCGCTGCTTCCGCCGCCGAACGGAAGtctattaaatgttttatttctaatcacaagaaaatcaaaatcatCAAGAACAACAGCTCAAGGAATAAGTGAGGTcgtttattgttttgtgtcatcataaaaatataaacaaatttttatttgttattaacCAGAATTGCACCTTTCAGAGTCATATTTATCATGTTgttgaattattattaatatagcATTAGGATATAAGTAGTATATCAAAGCTCTGGGTCGTTGAGGTGGAGCCAGTTTAAACTATTTTATAGTGTTGGATGTATGATATATGTCCTATATCATATGGTGATCATACTGTAATTTTTGCATGTAGAACTGTAATATGTAAAGTATTCTAACAATAAAGCTGTCAGGTGAAtgtaatgaagtaaaaaaataataacatttcatCCTGTATTGGCTGTAAGGGATTAGACCTAAACCAGATAATGCCTTTGCTATGCTAGTGTGCACCCATGCTTCAGAGGAAAATAGGGCAAAATGAATTGGAAGTTGTTctgtggaaggaaaaaaaattctcatCAACAGAGAGTCTGCTGCAGCCTGCAAATAGATACATGAAAAGCTGTTTCCTCTTGATTTGATTTTGCTGACTGCCACTGGATTTGTGTTTTGCCGTTCATTAATGAATGTTTATTGATTTTGGCAGCTGCTGTGGTGGAGTTTACTTATATGAGCTAATCTCAGTTCAGTgtgcagaaacaaacagcagagggcGGAAGAATCATCTGTTTCCACCGTTCCTCCCCACGACATCAAAACTGTCTTAACTTGGATAAATTGAGTAATAactttatttagttttcttaGGCTGAAATGGGCTTTTCTGTGGATCATATTTGTAGGATTTCTGGTCATTTTCGGGGCTGTGACGCCTCTCAGCCTGATGACATCACccagtcagtcacacacagtcGGACCGCCGCGCGCTCAGACTCAGAGGAACTAGTTGTTGGAGCAGAGAGAGCGCAGCAGCACCTCATTACACACAGAGCACCAGCTGGAGGAAATATTCACCTGTGCGCTGCCAGGACGAATTCACGaggattttcattcatttcagcagACTCCGTCTGAAAGGCGCAGTGAGGGACACTTGAAACAAGAACCTCTGTCGGACCCCTGCTTTGTCCTGTAGCCAAAcaagttttttcttgccttgtATGAGGGAGGTTTTACGCAGAAACTGACCCGCGTCTGAAGGTGTTGTTTCGGTTTATTTCGGTGAGACTACGTGCCTGGTTCCATAAAGAGGACCGTAATCAACCATGGCGAGACATCACGCCCGAAATTGGCATGACTGCACTAAAATGATCGGACTGCTCTGCTTGGTCGCGTCGATACTTACAGAACACGGTAAGAAATTAttacttaaataaaaacttaacaTTTTGCCTTAAATTTCTTCTGAGGGCTTTAATAATTCATGTGAAGACTAATTTAAACCTGACTACCACCTGTCAGGGCGGTGACAGGGGCAGGTGATTTCTTCGCTCGAGGTTTTCAGCCAGAACCGTTATGACACCGTGTAATCTACACTCTCTCTCATTTTactcttttttgtgtgttttgggtaAAGAACCAGCTGTATTGCTCTTTGACCAGCCATCCTACCTCTTTGGCAAGTGGTTTATAGTCTATAGGTTAATTATTAGTAGTTTTCCCGCCCACCTGAGGTCAGGTTGCCTACAGGAAATAACTGGGGGGGAAAAGTGATTTCAGCTCagtggcatttaaaaaaaattgcctGTGGAAGATATATTGATCACAATGTTGATCCTCAACATCGTGTACAGGATTTTGGGTATATGACACTCGTTTTTGATAAATGAGTTTCAgtgaaattattttcattaccagTGACCAGAAACACAAAGGATCCATTAGATTTATTGTTGACTTAGCAAATATTATTAGACAGGGTGGATGAATCTGAAGAGAGGATGAGCACGAGTCAGtgcattttgttgcattttaggCCGCAGTATTGgaccacaaacacaactgagtACACACACCTACGCACACATGCATCAGCAACCCTGTTATCCTCCGCAGACATCAGGTCTGATGACACCCATTTTTAAGGTTTGTAACTGACTCTCTTTCAGGACGCTTTTCCTGCAGCTCCCCtattcctctccctctctcaaaGTGTGAGACACACATTTAACAGCCAGAGAGCCAGGAGAAAATTGAGTTTGGTGTGTCAGGACTCTGGAGTCATGCTCCTCAAAAACCTTCTGCACACCAACTGCTTTCAATTCAGCCCAGTGTTGATGGTCCCAGGAGATTTATCTGAGGAACAGGCTAAAATTACATACTGTAATAAAGAACAATGTAGAACTCTCACACAAATATCATCTCAGAAATATGAGATAGGAAAACAGAATATGCCATCTCTGCAATAATGCAAGACAATTTCACACAGGCTGTCATTTATCATCAGCAGGTTTTCATACCGATACTGTTTGTCTGCTCCCCTTCCTTGTTTCTTCCCCTAGTTGGGAAATTaaggaaacaacagaaaataatctttCTATGCCTTTGTGTCCTCTAGGAGCGGCAGGTCAGCGAGTGGAGGTGGAGCCAGAGGTGTCATCATATCCTGGACAGACAGTCAACCTACGCTGTGCCTTCATTGAAGCTACTGGGATTCAGCCCACAATGGTCAGATACACTCAGTCATTAtgcagttgttgttttctttttttcagttagGATTCAATTGCTTTTTTATACCACCACACTCTTCCCAACTCTGAACTGGTTTTGTGGTATGAAATTCACAAAATCCCAAAATTGCAGCTCATTGTGCTGACTTGACACAATGAGCTacaatttgttttcagtgaatatACAGTTTAATATTTGACTAAACAAATGGGTATCTTTCTGTAAAATGAAGTATTTGTCAATAATGCATCAGCCTGACTCTGCAGGTGTGTGAAACCTGTGAAAGAGTAATTCATTGTAatcaaaatgaacataaaaGGATAACACAGGTCCATGTGCCTTGTTTATGTGACACAATAAACCTTAATCTAACAAATCATGATTGTAATGCTGTGTACGCTGCCCTGTGGAGTTTACAGCAAATGTGGAATTGTCAAAATTCTCTTTGGTGTCGCTTATCAATGCCATGATAAATGAggcctgttgtttttctcagtcaCTGTACGCATCTTAACCACTGACCCTGTTCCTGCTCCACCACAGGTCACGTGGATCTATGAGCCGAAGGACGGAGAGAGGATCAATATCGCTGTGTTTCACCCCAACTTTGATCCCAACTATCCAGACTCACCCGTGAAGGGCAGAGTCAGCTTCACACCCAGTCCTCCAAACCTGGCCAGTCCCTCCATCCAGATTAGCGATGTTAGGATGACCGATGAGGGGAAGTACATCTGTGAATACGCTACTTACCCGATTGGCAACGAGCAGGGAATCACCTATCTGGTCATGCTGGGTAGGTCACTAACATAATCTACATTATTTCTGTAGTGAGCATGTGCATATTTACCCTGCTTACTAtatatgtacaaatacaaaGTATTATACGCCTACCTCTGCCTGTCTGTCGCTCcaactctctccctcctccaaaGGTAGTGTGCAGGTTAAAAGCATGTTCAGCGATGCTTAATTGCTGTTTTTAAGTGGTATTGTCAGATCAATTGTGTTCTTGTTAATGCAATGGAACCATTGGTCTAACCTTGGCCCAGCACCAGTTCCCCTgctccactctctccctccaacGTATCATgcctccctgcctcccctcaGGCTCTATATTGATCTGGCTGCTTGTCATGCCTGCTGTCAGCTTCTGTCCTGCCTGCTCTCCTCTGATCCCACACAAGTATCACAGAGGGCAATTGAATTGAGGAGGTATGAGCAAAATAGAATAGAGAGGATGAAGGCTGACAGAGATCATGTAGTGATTTAGAATTTGTTTATGGAAATGCAATGGACCAGTCAGGGAAATGGTTTATCAATAGTGGGTGATAGGGATAGAGAGGGAATAGATTAAAGAAATGGAGGGAGGCTGAAAGAAGATTTAGGGGTTGGGTGTGTTTGCACTGGTGCTCATAATTGTTTATCAATGTAGgctctggagagagaaaagacagtaGAGAGAGTGGGGTGGGgatgaggggggtggggggttgagtGAGGGACAGGGGATGTTTGGAGATTGAGGTTTTGGATTTACTTTTGCCAGACTGGTGACTCAAATTGTTTATCAATAATGGTGCACATTATCTTTTCCCTCAGCTgtcttatttccattttatctATCTCTGCATCCTTTAATCTTCTCTCTGCCACTCTGTgtcccttcctctctccatccaccctccATCCTTGCATcaatctgtccatccatccaccagCTAAGCCTCAGAACTCAGCCTCCATCGTAACAGTGGAAACAGGCACTAAGCCTGTCACTGTGGCACGCTGCGAGTCTGTAGATGGACGTCCCGCTGCGCAGATCTCCTGGGTGACCACAGCCAATGGAAATGCGTCAACAGTGTCTAAGCCGGGTACCGACAACACCGTGACAGTGACCAGCGAGTACCGAATGGTTCCCACAGCAGCAGACAATGGGAAAGACATCAGCTGTGTGGTGTCACACAGGACCCAGGTCAAACCAGAGAGCTTCCCTTTGAAACTAGCAGTTCAATGtaagacaccacacacacacacgcacgcacacacacacacacacacacacacacacacacacacacacacacacacacacacaaaacctatCAATTCCTTTGCTGTTCACACTCTAATATGGTTTCAAACCTTGGAGTTATTAATTGAACCCATTgctatttttctctcctcccttctgtCATTCATCTGTCCTTCCCACAGACGCCCCTCAGGTGACAATAGTGGGTTATGACAATAATTGGTACGTGGGTCGTACAGATGTGGTGCTCACCTGCCAATTTACTGGAAACCCTGTTCCCACTTCCATCCTTTGGAAGACGTGAGTAACACATCCTGGACTCTCTACTGTCTTGTCTGCTCTTGCTCCATctcttgtttctatttttctaatTTTCCCTTCCATGcccttttttctgtattaacaGCAATGAACATAACTGTGacaaagttttttaaaaaagaaactattTAAAAGATGGGAGAAATTAGTTTTTTGGCTGGGAtcaaacagtttcagttttcctcctgtctctatcatgtttgctttttgaggaaagagaaaagtgaTTGGTTTTTTGATGACCTTGCACAACACAGCCCATTTCTGTAAATGTACATCTTTTCCCTTTACTTCTTCATCATGCCAATATACTCCTGTCCCTGCAGGATGTCAGGAGAGATGCCAGACACAGTGCAGGTCAAAGACAACAAGCTGAAGGTGCTGAAGGTGGATGAGGCTGTCAACACCACTTTTGTCTGTGAGGTCAGAAATCGCAAAGGGGTCGGCAGAGATCAGGTCACAGCCATCGTCAGAGGTGAGTTGAGGGGCataaaaaaagcacacacatcacaacacatGAAAGtaagtaaacagaaaacaatcagTACAGATGTGTCTGCACTTTGCTGATATAAGTTGCACACATTGCAAATTTCTTAATAAAGGGATACATTTTACACATTGTGAATGTGTCAGTAAAGCAGTGAGCATTTCAGAGGTgatatgaaaaacacacacgGGGCTCACTTGGGTCTCGTTCATCATCTAAACTGTCCCCTGGCTTGTGTATGAAAACATTTATATCCTCTGAACTGATTAATTGCAACTAAGTGCACTTACATAACACATGCCACACATTTCCTGGTGTGCTATGCTCGTATGTCCACATTAATATGAACACCACCTTGTATTTCTTGTGTGTAATATTCATTTCCCTGGGGCTGTGTAGAGTCCCATAAGGCCAGCCTGTCTCTCATCCGAGCTCTGGCAGGAGTTGACCTGCGTTGGCTCTCCTCTTATTGCTTCAAAATGACAGACAACAGCCCCGGCTCAGCTCTGCCCTTACATTATGTGCAGTCAcaacagttgtgtttgtgtgtgaatttgcaTAGAGGTGAAATCTGGCTCCTCCTTGTTTCCTATACAAGCTGCAGTTCAGATAGTGGAAGTGGAGCCAGACGTGGTTTCATATCCTGGACAGACAGTCAACCTACGCTGCGCCTTCACTAATGCAACTGGGATTCGGCCCACACAGGTCAGATACACAGTTATGATGGagttctttttttgtctgtacgCATCCTATCCACTGACCCTGTCCCTGCTCCACCACAGGTCACGTGGATCTACGAGTCAGAGGACGGAGAGAGAATCAACATCGCTGTGTTTCACCCCAGCTTTGACCCCTACTACCCCACCTCACCTGTGAAGGGTAGGATCAGCTTCTCACCTGTTCCTACAAACCTGGCCAGCCCTTCCATCCAGATTCGTGATCTTAGGATGACTGATGAGGGGAAGTACATCTGCAAATATGCTACTTATCCAAGTGGCAACGAGCAGGGAATCACCTATCTGGACATAGTGGGTAGGTCACTAACATAATCTGCATACAGTGTTTATACAGATAGGTGTCAAGTGAAAAGACATTCCCCAGTAAATGAGTGGCACATGGGGTCATGACTGGTTTGATGTTTATGACAGTGATATTTATCTTATGATAAAGACCTGATCTCAACCCATATGAATATCCATGGCAGATTTTAGGCTGACGTGTTCGACAGCAACCAGGGAATTCATTGATGTGTCACTCATATTAGAGTAAGGTTACTCAACAAAAGACAGATATTGTTTCAGTCAAGTTTCACCTTGAAACCACGATAAGAAATAGGTAGAGGAGTCACAAACGAGTTAGTAAAACCAAAAGCTTGAGTGTCGAACAAAATCTGTGCTTTTTTGGAGTAATGTTAGACAGCACTATACACCACCTTTATCAAAATACCAAATGAGGGAACCTCATATTTTGGAAGAgtgcttattttattttatattgtgaCTAAATCAAACAGTCTAAGACTCTCCATTGTGACTCCATTGTGGTTTCCCTGGTGTAAAGATGCAGCTGAAACAACAgacattgtttctttttctttgtttcatctaGATGGGACAGGTCAGCCAGTGGTGCTGGGGTCAGGGGAGGTACCATATCCTGGGCAGACAGTCAACTTATACTGTTccttcactgaaaacactgggATTCAGCTCACACAGGTCAGATGCAGTTGTTGATGTCCATTTCATTCTGAAACTGCAGCTCATTATAATGACTTGACACAATATAAATAGTTGAAATTGCCAGGGACAACAATTTGCTTTCACAACTGAATTGAGCAGACATTGGCCATTAAGTGAATATACGTCCTAACCACTGACCCTGTTCCTGCTCCACCACAGGTCACATGGATCTACAAGTCGAATGCCGGAGAAAGGATCAAAATCGCTGTTTTTCACCCCAGCTTTGGGCATCACTACCCAGACTCATTTTTGAAGGATAGGGTCAGCTTCTCACCCAGTCCCCCAAACATGACCAGCCCTTCCATCCAGATCAGTGATATTAGGGTGACAGATGAGGGGAAGTACATCTGCGAATTTGCTACCTATCCATTTGGCAACAAGCAGGGCGTCATCTATGTGGAGACCAGGGGGTAGGTCAGTAACATAATCTACTATTCTCTTTTTTGGAATACCAGAATGCTGATTACACAGCATGATTATTGAACAGGAGTACACTGGGCAGGTCACAATACAAATTCTACTCAGAGACATGCAGTTTTGTTTCTCAGAATGCTTAAGAGATTCTGTTTTGTTGCAGATGAAGAATCAAGATGATGCAGCTCTGAATATATCATCTGTCCATCCCAGACACATCTCTGCTGCAGGCATACTGTGGTTTATTGTTGATTTTATAGTTGACTAAATTGTTCTGAAATGATTAAATTGTATTGTTATGCCTAAGTGTATCTTTattaatacatttcttttttatacattattttttgaTGGCTCATCAATAAATGCCACGAATTTGGTTGTTTGTAAGATGGTTTCTGTGGTTGATTTGGAGTGCTGTGCACCCCATAGGACCACCCAAGGGTGGGGTGTATCATTATTTGGCTACAGTTATTTTGCAGTGAAGGAAGTCTATGACAAGTTTGAGTTTCCAAAATGTTACAGTATCGCCATCTACTGTTATGTACAGTGAATAGCTTTATTTTGCAACTGATGGTCCCCACTAGGCCTGCCAATGTTACACATCATAACACTCCACAATTCTTCTTATAAAATCAGTGATAATCAAGGTTTAATTCCAAAGTCGCTGCTAGTGACTCCAAATAAAATACTTTAATATAGAAAGTGCCCTGAAAGTTTCATGAATTTGTTTAGTTGGGACCTGCAGGCTGATGTAGGCAGTGGTAGAGGATGCCCCACAGACAGCTGAAGTGGGAAATGAGTCATTACAGCCTGTGACCATGGAGTCTGAAGTCAAGGAATGTTTTCCATAAAGCACTTACTGATAACTCTTAAAGCTgttatgtcagtgtgtgcttATATAGCTTCTGACAATCATTTATACATGTATCTTCTCTGTGGTAGAGATGGTGTAAATAATTAGGAAGGAGTTCGCGAAGCTACAAAAATATGGACACCACTGGATCAGAGGAATATTCAAGGATGAGAACAAACAAAGAAGGAAACTGTGGATGTTACAATAGCAAGCCAGCAATCTATTTTATTCTAATGTACACACGCAAAAAATATgactatatatgtgtgtatatatatttatatctgtATAATATGAGTAGTCTTGAACAATTACATCCAAAAGCAGTGtgcacagtgtttttttaaatcacagttgGGTCAAATACAGTAGATTATCTGAGCAGTCAGCTTTCCACAGTGAAGTGTAAGACCTACAGAAATTTGAAATTCACATGTGGGCATACTTCTATAATAACTAAGGCATATCAAATGACATCAGCTTCAAATAGTTTTTTCACACTCCCACGTGCTGAAGAAATTTACAAGCCAAAGCTGGAGAAAACATTTGGAAATGTTTGTTCCTGATGGCCTGATCTGGGGTCTggtcctctcctccctcactctgaCTCCTGCCCAAATACCTCTCTCATGGCACCAGTGAGCACATCCACCATCGCAATTATAAAACCCCCTCCCAGCCTAAACACACTACTCACTCCATTTGCACTTCTCCACACCAGCTTCCCCAGCCCTCCACCTACAGCTTTGGCCTGACCGCCCATCTCTGACATCACTGTTCCTACGTAACCCTCGCTTTGCTCCCACAGCTGCCCTCCAAAGAACTTGGTCACCCACCAGGCATTATCCAGTGCAACACCAAACACCCCCACCGTGTCACCTGCCAGGGTCCCCACGCCGGTGACCCCAATATGGCAGCTACTAATCAGGGCCTCCAGCATGGACGAGGTACAGTAGTAGGCGCTGGAGAAGCAGCCTTCCCCGAGGCCCAGCACCATTTCTGCAGCCGAGCGCATATAAGacaagaggtcagaggtcaggaggtAGAACAGGGAGAAGGTATCTCCAGGCAGGGCAGACAGAACTCCAAGGTCTTCCTGAAGAATATAGGTCACCTGAATCAAGATAAACCAAATGTCATTCTTTAAAGTCAGATTAAAAGATGTGAACGATGAAATGACAGACAGACCTGAGGGAATGTAGTGAATTTAGAGTCAACACCTCTCACTGAACACACCTCATTCCAGACTGCTCCTCCCAGACTGGAATGAGGTGATTTATTAAACCACTCTGAAGCTGTggttaaaatgtcaaactgacaACAGTAAACTAACATCTCAGTGAACTCTGTCATGAACTTTTTGGAAAAATATTCTCTTGTTAGCCAAAAACGACTCAAATGAATAAACAAGAAGATTTGGCTGCTGAGGCCTATTGTTGCAATTGTGTTTCCTCATGCCTTTTGTAAATTCATTAAGTACCCCCTCggttattttaaatgtgatcAATTTACCCTGAGTATGTCATTAGGCTTGGACTTGAACACCACAGGTTTATAACAAACAGGGGTGTAGCAGGGACATCttggccatttttgaccactCTTTTTACAAAATGTGTCTCCCGTGAATCCCTTAGCCTTCTGGAAGTGCTGGTGTACTTTCtttaagtttaaataaaataaaagtctaaaaagTTCAGCAAATTGTATCACCTGTTCAGGTAACTGTGTGACGGTCGAGAACACAGGGCGCAGTGGAGCTTTAAGAATGGACATGGTGGTGGAGAGGATGTAGACCAGAGTGCTGCTGGAATTTGAGTCTGTTTCTTGTTCATCCACGGTCTCGTAGTCAGCTGAAGACTCAGGAGACTCTGATCTGACAGCTGCTGAACGCTTCACATCACCCTGCTCCtcgctgctactgctgctgctgctgctctctgatttCACTGCATCTGCTGAAGTTTCCTGAGCAACTTCATCAGCTTCCTCTGGCTGAGCATCAAGAGTAGCCTCCTCTTCTGTGTCTTGACTGGCAGCATCTGAATCCACGCCTGTATCGCCTGCATCTTCACCAGGATCATCTGCAACCATCTCTTCTATATTTTCAGGTTGCCCCCCACTGCGAAGACCTCCTGCAACTCCAAGAGTCTCCGCAGCCCCTCCACAGCCTTCAGAAAACAGGTCTGCCACCCCCagcacctcctccagctcctccatgcTCActtgcctctcctcctcttctgtctctctgattaACCCCATGCTGAAGCTGCCCTTCCCCTCTGGGACAGTGCAGCACACTGCAGACCACAGCGGCTTCGTCTGACACTCCTCATCTCCATCCTCAGCGGCCCCGAGACCTCCCGCCCCCGTCAGGATGTAGAGATCGCCCCCTAAAGCGCTGCACTGGGGACTGATGCTTGACTGAACCAGTGTTGTGACTGTTGAGTCCCAGTGTTGAAGAGGGGAGTCTGTGGGCGAGACAGGATGAGCTGGATCCCCGCCTCCTCTGAGGAGAGCTGGTACTGCTAATTTAAtgctgtcttcttcttctgtctaggagaaaaaataatcacaacCAATTGTTAAGGCGTGAGTGCATTAGTATGTATACAAGTCTACACCAGTTATAATCTACTGTATTTAACTGAtaatttttaaatactttttttggtCATATTAAACGAGTCTGTATGACATAAAACATGGTTCCtatattactgtaaatgtataaaacaacaaaaaacctgtattttggttttgttggcCACTCACAAATGCACTTATGTTGTAGTAAATTAACTGTTTACAGTGTTTAGCCCAGTGGTGGAAGACATACTCAGAAATTTTACTTAACTAAAAGTACCAATGCAACAACCAAAAAACTGTATGCTACATGACAAGCAAAAGGCCTGTATTCAAAATCcaacttaagtaaaagtacagaagtatatACATTGTATACATTTAGGTAGTTTAGTTCCTGACTCAGGAGTTGAACAAGGGGCCCAAGAATAACAAGATAAATCTGGAGTGGTGGTGAGAAAATTCAAAAATTCCTATCTTTTTTTGGACTTTTCtataattgtttatttttttgtgaaaaaaggGCACCAAACAGTTACTAAACTCAAACTATCTGAGAGATCTAGAGGGGAAATGACTCATTGGTGGAACTGTTAACAACTCATAATCATCATAGGCTCTAACCAGACACTACATTTTTGGAA
The window above is part of the Lates calcarifer isolate ASB-BC8 linkage group LG15, TLL_Latcal_v3, whole genome shotgun sequence genome. Proteins encoded here:
- the LOC108880686 gene encoding nectin-2 isoform X1; the protein is MARHHARNWHDCTKMIGLLCLVASILTEHGAAGQRVEVEPEVSSYPGQTVNLRCAFIEATGIQPTMVTWIYEPKDGERINIAVFHPNFDPNYPDSPVKGRVSFTPSPPNLASPSIQISDVRMTDEGKYICEYATYPIGNEQGITYLVMLAKPQNSASIVTVETGTKPVTVARCESVDGRPAAQISWVTTANGNASTVSKPGTDNTVTVTSEYRMVPTAADNGKDISCVVSHRTQVKPESFPLKLAVQYAPQVTIVGYDNNWYVGRTDVVLTCQFTGNPVPTSILWKTMSGEMPDTVQVKDNKLKVLKVDEAVNTTFVCEVRNRKGVGRDQVTAIVREVKSGSSLFPIQAAVQIVEVEPDVVSYPGQTVNLRCAFTNATGIRPTQVTWIYESEDGERINIAVFHPSFDPYYPTSPVKGRISFSPVPTNLASPSIQIRDLRMTDEGKYICKYATYPSGNEQGITYLDIVDGTGQPVVLGSGEVPYPGQTVNLYCSFTENTGIQLTQVTWIYKSNAGERIKIAVFHPSFGHHYPDSFLKDRVSFSPSPPNMTSPSIQISDIRVTDEGKYICEFATYPFGNKQGVIYVETRG
- the LOC108880686 gene encoding nectin-2 isoform X2; translation: MARHHARNWHDCTKMIGLLCLVASILTEHGAAGQRVEVEPEVSSYPGQTVNLRCAFIEATGIQPTMVTWIYEPKDGERINIAVFHPNFDPNYPDSPVKGRVSFTPSPPNLASPSIQISDVRMTDEGKYICEYATYPIGNEQGITYLVMLAKPQNSASIVTVETGTKPVTVARCESVDGRPAAQISWVTTANGNASTVSKPGTDNTVTVTSEYRMVPTAADNGKDISCVVSHRTQVKPESFPLKLAVQYAPQVTIVGYDNNWYVGRTDVVLTCQFTGNPVPTSILWKTMSGEMPDTVQVKDNKLKVLKVDEAVNTTFVCEVRNRKGVGRDQVTAIVRAAVQIVEVEPDVVSYPGQTVNLRCAFTNATGIRPTQVTWIYESEDGERINIAVFHPSFDPYYPTSPVKGRISFSPVPTNLASPSIQIRDLRMTDEGKYICKYATYPSGNEQGITYLDIVDGTGQPVVLGSGEVPYPGQTVNLYCSFTENTGIQLTQVTWIYKSNAGERIKIAVFHPSFGHHYPDSFLKDRVSFSPSPPNMTSPSIQISDIRVTDEGKYICEFATYPFGNKQGVIYVETRG
- the LOC108880687 gene encoding uncharacterized protein LOC108880687 — translated: MLCPAAVSAAAAAAIWLLAVLGPGLSLPAEDDSEPGFTLCSHCFYRQTPPQGASTGPPLRPLCHRLPGGQAFATLSKPTCDTAVYSAFHLSHGWSEREGEEGEELVTEEEDSIKLAVPALLRGGGDPAHPVSPTDSPLQHWDSTVTTLVQSSISPQCSALGGDLYILTGAGGLGAAEDGDEECQTKPLWSAVCCTVPEGKGSFSMGLIRETEEEERQVSMEELEEVLGVADLFSEGCGGAAETLGVAGGLRSGGQPENIEEMVADDPGEDAGDTGVDSDAASQDTEEEATLDAQPEEADEVAQETSADAVKSESSSSSSSSEEQGDVKRSAAVRSESPESSADYETVDEQETDSNSSSTLVYILSTTMSILKAPLRPVFSTVTQLPEQVTYILQEDLGVLSALPGDTFSLFYLLTSDLLSYMRSAAEMVLGLGEGCFSSAYYCTSSMLEALISSCHIGVTGVGTLAGDTVGVFGVALDNAWWVTKFFGGQLWEQSEGYVGTVMSEMGGQAKAVGGGLGKLVWRSANGVSSVFRLGGGFIIAMVDVLTGAMREVFGQESE